The segment TTCAGTCAGGTCGGCCTGGCCACGCTGGCCATGCTCTACGACGTTGGCGCGCAGACGGTTCTGCCGCCCGGCTACCTGTGCTGTGGCTACCCGCAGAACTCCAACGGCGACTTCGACAAGGGCTCGCAGATCACCACCGAGAATCGGGTGCTGTTCCATCGCGTGGCGACCACGCTGAACTACCTGGACATCAAGACCGTGGTGGTCTCCTGCGGCACCTGCATGGATCAGCTGCTCAAGTACGAATTCGAGCGCATTTTTCCGGGCTGCCGGCTGCTCGATATCCACGAATACCTGATGGAGAAGGGCGTGAAGCTCGAGGGGCTCAAGGGCGTACAGTACATGTACCACGACCCTTGCCACTCGCCGATGAAGTCGCACAAGCCGACCGACGTGGCAGGAAAGCTGCTGGGCCAGGAAGTGCTGCAGTCCAACCGCTGCTGTGGCGAGGCCGGCACCTTTGCGGTCAGCCGTCCGGATATTGCCACCCAGGTGCGCTTCCGCAAGCAGGAAGAGCTGCACAAGGGTATCCGTCAGCTCACCGGCGAGGACAAGGCCGAAAACGGCAACGTCAAGCTGTTGACCTCCTGCCCCGCCTGTCAGCAGGGCCTGTCGCGCTACCGCGACGACACGGGGCTGGACACCGACTACATCGTGGTCGAGATGGCCAACCGCCTGATGGGCGAGGGCTGGCAGAAGGGCTTCATCGACCGGGCGCGCGAGGGCGGCATCGAGAAGGTCCTCCTTTAGGGGGGGCGACGCTGCGGCACCAGGACGGGGGCAAGGCCCACGCCTGGAAAGCCGCGTATGGTTGGCTACAATCGGGGCAACCGGGTACCCTGCCAGAACGTGCATCGCGGGATGTGCGTTCCGGGTCGGGACCCGGAGGGCTAAAGGGCGATTCGTGGGCCGCAGTTCGCGGACGCCCATCGTCAACCAAGGGAGTTCGCATGATCGTTCGTTTCGCTCGCCCCCGAGTGGCCCTGGTGGCCCTGTGCCTGAGTCTGGCCGGAGCCCCCATCGTGGCCTCGGCCCAGCAACCTTTTGTGGAATTCCCTGGCCGCCCGCTCTATGAACGCTTTGGCGTCGAGGCGGTAGATCTGTTCGATCTGCGCGGCCAGTTGTCGGGCTCCACCGTGGTCGACGTTCGCCCCCGGCTCGAATACGACATCCTGCATATCGAGGGCGCTCATCACGTCGATCTCGACAGCGAAGACTTCGATCAGCAGATCCTGGCGCTGGAAGAGGAACACGGCAGCCCGCTGGTGTTCTACTGCAACGGTCGGCAGAGCTATGCCGGCTACCGTGCGGCTGCCCGGGCCAACGAGCTTGGCGTGGCTGCGGCACAAGCTTACGATGCCGGCATGCAGGACTGGGTCGAACGCTACCCAGGGCTGGCTCGTTTCCGTGGCGAGCCCGCCAACGAGGTCGAGGACGAGTTGATCAGCGAGGACGCCTTCGAGGCGCGCGTGCTGGCGGCCGATGCGTTCTCCCGGCGCGCCCGCCAGGGTGAGGATGTCGTCGTTGTGGATATCCGCAGCCGCGGCGAACGCGACGAGATCTCGCTGTTTGGCGGCCGCGAGGTCGGAGCGCCTCTGTCGGATATCAGTGCCCTGGATCGCATCGTGGATCAGGCCCGACGCAACGAGCAGACCCTGTTGATCTTCGACCAGTATGGCCAGCAGGTCCGCTGGTTGCAGTATCACCTGGAAGAACTCGGAGTGGATGACTACTACTTCCTGGAGGGGGGGCTGCAGCGGTTCTATGACGAGGTCATGGCACGCTGATCCAGGGCGCGCATTGTAGTTCGCATAAAAAAGGGGCCGGAATCGATGATTCCGGCCC is part of the Thioalkalivibrio sp. K90mix genome and harbors:
- a CDS encoding rhodanese-like domain-containing protein; amino-acid sequence: MIVRFARPRVALVALCLSLAGAPIVASAQQPFVEFPGRPLYERFGVEAVDLFDLRGQLSGSTVVDVRPRLEYDILHIEGAHHVDLDSEDFDQQILALEEEHGSPLVFYCNGRQSYAGYRAAARANELGVAAAQAYDAGMQDWVERYPGLARFRGEPANEVEDELISEDAFEARVLAADAFSRRARQGEDVVVVDIRSRGERDEISLFGGREVGAPLSDISALDRIVDQARRNEQTLLIFDQYGQQVRWLQYHLEELGVDDYYFLEGGLQRFYDEVMAR